From a single Chiloscyllium punctatum isolate Juve2018m chromosome 29, sChiPun1.3, whole genome shotgun sequence genomic region:
- the LOC140454524 gene encoding melanoma-derived growth regulatory protein-like, whose protein sequence is MSLTVMAFCVIVFCVGGVFSTRGEVMHKLAKRKLCADEECSHPISMARALADYTGPDCRFINIRQGQIVYIYGKLRGKGRNFWQGTVQGDYFGEQSTTLGFFPKSIVRELQHLGTELVEMPTVDWDFYC, encoded by the exons ATGTCTCTGACAGTAATGGCCTTTTGTGTGATCGTCTTCTGTGTTGGTGGTGTCTTCTCCACCAGGGGCGAAGTGATGCATAAACTGGCTAAAAGGAAGTTGTGTGCAGATGAGGAATGCAGCC ATCCAATTTCAATGGCTCGAGCACTGGCAGATTACACAGGTCCTGACTGCAGGTTCATCAACATCCGTCAGGGACAGATCGTTTACATTTATGGAAAACTCAGAGGAAAAGGACGCAACTTTTGGCAAGGGACT GTTCAAGGTGATTATTTTGGGGAGCAATCAACAACACTTGGATTTTTCCCAAAGTCGATTGTGAGAGAGCTCCAACATCTAGGGACTGAACTTGTGGAAATGCCAACAGTT GACTGGGATTTCTACTGTTAG
- the snrpa gene encoding U1 small nuclear ribonucleoprotein A, translating into MSVQEARPNHTIYINNLNEKIKKDELKKSLYAIFSQFGQILDILVSRNLKMRGQAFVIFKEVSSATNALRSMQGFPFYDKPMRIQYAKTDSDIIAKMKGTYVERDRKKEKRKVKAPEPSGNKKASAPPTANAVPPPVSGMPMMSQAPRMMPMPGQPHYMPPPGMMPPPGMAPGQMPPGSIPPGQMMAGQMPPPAQTVPENPPNHILFLTNLPEETNELMLSMLFNQFPGFKEVRLVPGRHDIAFVEFDNEVQAGAARDALQGFKITQSNAMKISFAKK; encoded by the exons ATGTCTGTTCAAGAGGCCCGTCCAAACCACACTATCTACATCAACAATCTGAATGAGAAGATCAAGAAAGATG AGTTGAAGAAATCGCTATATGCCatattttcacagtttggtcagATTCTGGATATCCTTGTCTCCAGGAATTTGAAAATGCGAGGCCAGGCCTTTGTGATCTTCAAAGAAGTCAGCAGTGCTACAAATGCGCTGAGATCCATGCAGGGTTTTCCCTTCTATGACAAACCAATG CGGATTCAATATGCAAAGACTGATTCCGATATTATTGCCAAGATGAAGGGCACCTATGTGGAACGTGACCGGAAGAAGGAGAAGAGGAAAGTAAAGGCACCCGAGCCTTCTGGTAACAAGAAAGCTTCAGCACCCCCGACAGCTAACGCAGTTCCCCCTCCTGTCTCA GGCATGCCCATGATGAGCCAAGCCCCGCGGATGATGCCAATGCCAGGACAGCCTCACTACATGCCTCCACCAGGGATGATGCCACCACCTGGCATGGCCCCTGGACAGATGCCACCAGGTTCCATCCCTCCTGGCCAGATGATGGCTGGACAAATGCCACCACCAGCTCAGACA GTGCCTGAGAATCCACCCAATCACATCCTTTTCTTAACCAACCTGCCTGAGGAGACCAATGAGCTGATGCTATCCATGCTTTTCAACCA ATTCCCTGGATTTAAGGAAGTCCGTCTGGTACCTGGTCGTCATGACATTGCCTTTGTGGAATTTGATAATGAGGTCCAGGCTGGGGCAGCACGTGATGCGCTTCAGGGATTCAAGATCACACAGTCGAATGCAATGAAAATCTCCTTTGCAAAGAAATGA